A single Brassica rapa cultivar Chiifu-401-42 chromosome A04, CAAS_Brap_v3.01, whole genome shotgun sequence DNA region contains:
- the LOC103865088 gene encoding uncharacterized protein LOC103865088 isoform X1, with the protein MFCFLTFLWQGSELDMNWVQRKIYLYNVTFGLYMLDWWERYLFNSLVVILMWFILYNGSRYFLELCKRHLS; encoded by the exons ATGTTTTGTTTTCTCACGTTCTTATGGCAGGGATCTGAATTAGATATGAATTGGGTTCAACGCAAAATCTATCTTTACAACGTCACATTTGGGCTTTACATGCTTGATTGGTGGGAACGATACCTCTTCA ATTCTTTGGTTGTAATCCTGATGTGGTTTATTCTGTACAATGGATCTCGCTACTTCTTGGAGCTTTGCAAGAG ACATCTTTCTTGA
- the LOC103865088 gene encoding uncharacterized protein LOC103865088 isoform X2 — MNWVQRKIYLYNVTFGLYMLDWWERYLFNSLVVILMWFILYNGSRYFLELCKRHLS, encoded by the exons ATGAATTGGGTTCAACGCAAAATCTATCTTTACAACGTCACATTTGGGCTTTACATGCTTGATTGGTGGGAACGATACCTCTTCA ATTCTTTGGTTGTAATCCTGATGTGGTTTATTCTGTACAATGGATCTCGCTACTTCTTGGAGCTTTGCAAGAG ACATCTTTCTTGA